Genomic segment of Candidatus Omnitrophota bacterium:
CCGTTTGACGATGCTCTCCTCGAATGGACCGGAAAACATGTCTACGAATGTCGTAAGAATATCGATTCGCATGGTATGTTCGCGCTCCTTTCAAAGATGGCTTTCTCAATCCGCCGGACGCTAAATCAATCCATTTCCTCTTGCAGAGTTACGACGATGGTTTGTTCCTGTTTCCGCACTTCCTTAATCACGTCGAGAATCGCAGGCAGCAATCGTTCTTCGCCGTTCGATCCCCGCACGACCAACACGTCGCATTCGCCGGTTTCGAGCACTTCTTCGATGCGGCCTAAATCCTCGCCCGATTCCGTCACTACGCGAGCATACAGAAAATCGGCTTCGTAATACTCGCCGGGATACTGAAGTTCCGGCAATTCGGCTTCGTCCAACCATAGAAGTGAACCGATCAGTTTTTCCGAAGCGTCGCGGCCGTCCACAGTCTTGAACTTGACGATCGGCGATTTTAAGGAACCGCGCACATAGTCCACTTCCAGTACCAAATCGGGCGATTCCAGATGCACGCGCTTCAAATGCTCTATAAGCCGAGGATCGCAGCCGAAAGGCTGGAATTTCAGCTCGCCTTTCAAAGCGTGAGGCTTAGTAATTTTTCCGAGGTAGATGCGATCGTCCCTCAGTTTAGCTTTCCGCCGCCGAATGACCATACGCTCACCGCTCAAACGCCCTACGGCGGATTGGAACCGATCTCGCTTTATTCGTTCTCTTCGGCGATTTCCACATGAACCCGCTTATTTTCCAGCGCGGCTCTCGCCGACGCCATTTGCCTCAAGGCCTGTGCGGTTCTGCCGCTGCGGCCGATGATCTTGCCCATATCTTCCGGATTAACGCGCAGGACGTACTCAATGGCGCCGTCGTTGAGCGTCTTTTCCGTAATCGTCACGTCGTCGGGAAACCGCACCAGCGACTTGGCGAGATAAATTAAAAAATCCTTCATGTTTTTGCAGCCCTTCCCGAAGAACGCAGGGACGCGCGCCTTTACGCCGATGGGAACGACTTTCGACCATTCGTTCCCCCGCTTGGCTTTCGCCGGGCGACGCGCTCTTGCGCCCCCCTTTAGTCTTCTTCCTTGACAGGATCCAACTGTCCGACGATCGTCGTTTCCGGGTCCACGATGACGGGCGCCGCAGGGGCCGTTTTTACGACCGCTTCGATTTTGACGGAGCCGTCTTTATATGCGCCGGATTGAAATTTTTCTAGAATTCCATGTTTCTTCAACATAGAGCGGACGGTTTCGCTCAATTGGACGCCCTTTTGCAGCCATTGCAAAATTTCTTCTTCTTTCAAGGATATCTGCGCCGGCTGTTTTACGGGATCGTACCAACCCACATCGGAGATGGTTTTTCCATCGCGGCGCCAATGCGAATCCACGACCACCAGCCGGTAAAAAGGCAGATTCTTTTTTCCCAACCTTTTGAGACGGATTTTTAGAGCCATTAATTTCCTCCTGCGCTCCAGTTCTTTTCGATATAATTCATTCAGCGAGAATAATACCTATCGCCTTTAAATTTGCCGCTATCAAAATTCCTCTCCCAAGATTGGGAGAGGTTAGGTGAGGGTTGATATATTTAGCTAATATTCCCTCACCCTAAACCCTCTCCCAGAGGGCGAGGGAATTATAAGATATTCTCGCCTACATTCCGGGAAACATGCCGCGCATGTTCATCATTTTCTTCATCATCTTTTTGTTCATCTTGGTTTTTTTGCCCTTGATTTTACGCTTTCCGGCGCCCGCCATCATGCTCATCATCTGCTTGGTTTGGGCGAATTGCTTCAAGAGGCGATTGACTTCCTGCATGGAGGTCCCGCTGCCTTTGGCGATGCGGCGTTTGCGATTGCCATTAATGAGGTTGGGCATAACGCGCTCTTGAGGAGTCATGGAATAGATAATGGCTTCCACGTACTTCATCTCGTCGCCGCTCATGTCGATTTCCTTCATCATGTCGGAAGTACCCATGCCCGGCAGCATGGAAAGCATACTGCCGATGCCGCCCATCTTTTTGACTTGTTGAATCTGATTCAAGAAATCGTCGAAGGTATAGGTTTGATCGAGAATCTTCTTTTGCAGTTGCAGCGCTTCTTCTTCGTTGATGGTCTGCTGCGCTTTTTCGATCAGCGTCAGCACGTCGCCCATGCCGAGAATGCGCGAGGCCATGCGGTCGGGATAGAAGAACTCCAAGTCGTCCAGTTTTTCGCCCATACCGGCGTAGAGAATCGGCTTGCCGGTTACTTGGCGGATGGAAATGGCCGCGCCGCCGCGCGCGTCGCTGTCCAGCTTCGTGAGGATAGCGCCGGTAATGCTGAGTTCTTCATTGAAGCGTTGTGCTTGGTTGATGGCGTCCTGCCCCACCATTGAATCGACAACTAGGATGACGTGGGTAGGCCGCCAGGCGCGTTGGACGCGCTTGACCTCGGCCATCATCTCTTCGTCGATATGCAATCGTCCGGCGGTATCGAGAATCACCGTATCCAAGCCATCGCGATGGGCTTGCCTGGAGCCTTGGCGGGCGATGTCCACAGGATCGGCTTCCGTTCCCATTTGAAAGACGGGAACGCCGACCTGATCGCCGACGACTTCCAACTGCTTGATGGCGGCGGGGCGGTAAATGTCTCCGGCGCAGAGCAGAGGCTTGCGCCCTTCGCCCATAAGTTTCTTGGCCAGCTTGGCGGCGGTGGTGGTTTTTCCCGAACCTTGAAGCCCCACGAGCATGATGCGCGCTTCGCCGGGCAGCAGTTCCAGTTTGCTTTCCTTGCCGCCCAGAAGTTCGATCATCTCCTCGTTGACGATCTTGATGACCTGTTGTCCCGGCGTCAGGCTTTTGAGAATCTCGGCGCCCAGGGCGCGTTTTTCGACCTTCTCGCAAAACTCCTTGGCGACTTTATAATTGACGTCCGCTTCCAAAAACGCCTTGCGCACTTCGCGCAACGCTTCCTTGACGCTTTTCTCATCGAGGCGGGCTTTGCCCGTCAAATTGCGGAATATATTTTGAAATCGGCCTTGTAAATTTTCGAACACGCTTCCTCTCCTCTCGTCCGGCGTCTTGAGGATTCGTTTCGCCGCGTTTATTCCGAAGCGCCAACTAGTTTCATCAAATTCTTGATCTTCCGCTTCAGCGGCCCGGTATCGTAAAGAATATCGTCGCGCAATAAATGGTTGATTTCGGCGATTTCTTTCCTAACGGCGTCCAAATCCACCCCATCGCCAGGAGCAGCGCCGGATATTTTCAACCGCACGAGACCCAAATGTTCTTCTAACTTTTCCAGCATTTTTTTGCCATGTTGGATGGCGTCATGAACCGCCTGGCGGGAGATATTCTCGCTCTCGGCAATCTCCCCGAAGGAGAGGTCTTCGTTGTAATGGAGGTCTATAAAGTCGCTTTGCCTGTCTGTTAGAAGACTTCCATACATATCCAACAAAAGGGATATCGTCTGTTTCTCTTCCAAACTCTCCATGATCGGCTCGAAGAACATGTAAAGGTTAAAATCTTGACGCTAATTTTATTTGAATCCCACTCAGCGTCAAGTCCTATTTCATTTTTCCAAAAG
This window contains:
- the ffh gene encoding signal recognition particle protein, giving the protein MFENLQGRFQNIFRNLTGKARLDEKSVKEALREVRKAFLEADVNYKVAKEFCEKVEKRALGAEILKSLTPGQQVIKIVNEEMIELLGGKESKLELLPGEARIMLVGLQGSGKTTTAAKLAKKLMGEGRKPLLCAGDIYRPAAIKQLEVVGDQVGVPVFQMGTEADPVDIARQGSRQAHRDGLDTVILDTAGRLHIDEEMMAEVKRVQRAWRPTHVILVVDSMVGQDAINQAQRFNEELSITGAILTKLDSDARGGAAISIRQVTGKPILYAGMGEKLDDLEFFYPDRMASRILGMGDVLTLIEKAQQTINEEEALQLQKKILDQTYTFDDFLNQIQQVKKMGGIGSMLSMLPGMGTSDMMKEIDMSGDEMKYVEAIIYSMTPQERVMPNLINGNRKRRIAKGSGTSMQEVNRLLKQFAQTKQMMSMMAGAGKRKIKGKKTKMNKKMMKKMMNMRGMFPGM
- the rimM gene encoding ribosome maturation factor RimM (Essential for efficient processing of 16S rRNA), which gives rise to MVIRRRKAKLRDDRIYLGKITKPHALKGELKFQPFGCDPRLIEHLKRVHLESPDLVLEVDYVRGSLKSPIVKFKTVDGRDASEKLIGSLLWLDEAELPELQYPGEYYEADFLYARVVTESGEDLGRIEEVLETGECDVLVVRGSNGEERLLPAILDVIKEVRKQEQTIVVTLQEEMD
- a CDS encoding KH domain-containing protein, producing the protein MKDFLIYLAKSLVRFPDDVTITEKTLNDGAIEYVLRVNPEDMGKIIGRSGRTAQALRQMASARAALENKRVHVEIAEENE
- the ylxM gene encoding YlxM family DNA-binding protein is translated as MESLEEKQTISLLLDMYGSLLTDRQSDFIDLHYNEDLSFGEIAESENISRQAVHDAIQHGKKMLEKLEEHLGLVRLKISGAAPGDGVDLDAVRKEIAEINHLLRDDILYDTGPLKRKIKNLMKLVGASE